The Candidatus Omnitrophota bacterium genome includes a region encoding these proteins:
- a CDS encoding HAD-IIIA family hydrolase, translating to MTELVGDAAAKAEKIKVFAMDVDGVLTDGRLVFLESGEELKSWNVKDRIAFYILRRLGYPICWISGRKSPTVQRVAQDMGIEGIYLGIKDKLEVWEKVKKQFSVTDDEILYIGDDLVDISLLKRAGFAVCPADGAAEIKKLCDAVSSFDGGAGVLRETAEMILKAQGRWREALEHYDL from the coding sequence ATGACGGAACTGGTAGGTGACGCGGCCGCTAAAGCGGAAAAGATAAAAGTTTTCGCCATGGATGTCGACGGCGTTCTCACCGACGGGCGCCTTGTTTTTCTTGAGTCGGGGGAAGAGCTGAAATCCTGGAATGTGAAAGACAGGATAGCTTTTTATATTCTCAGAAGGCTCGGTTACCCCATTTGCTGGATATCCGGCAGGAAATCCCCGACTGTTCAGCGCGTGGCGCAGGATATGGGGATAGAGGGTATATATCTGGGGATAAAGGACAAGCTGGAAGTGTGGGAAAAAGTCAAAAAACAATTCAGCGTCACGGATGATGAAATACTCTATATAGGGGATGATCTCGTTGATATCTCTCTTCTTAAAAGAGCGGGCTTTGCCGTTTGCCCGGCTGACGGCGCCGCGGAAATAAAAAAGTTGTGCGACGCGGTATCTTCTTTTGACGGCGGTGCCGGTGTTTTGAGAGAAACCGCGGAGATGATCCTGAAAGCGCAGGGCAGATGGAGGGAAGCATTAGAGCATTACGACTTATAG
- a CDS encoding adenosylhomocysteinase: MEAKLKNCDVRDLKLAKAGKKRIEWADGDMPVLAQVREKFRKNKTLKGVKMSACLHVTAETANLARTLKEGGADIVMCASNPLSTQDDVAASLVADYGIPVFAVKGEDNKRYYSHLRSAIAHKPNVTMDDGADLVSLIISKHPELHNRIFGSMEETTTGVIRLRAMEKDNVLKFPIVAVNDAATKNLFDNRYGTGQSTIDGIIRATDTLFAGKNVVVAGYGWCGKGFAMRSKGMGANVIVTEVDPVKSIEAAMDGMRVMTMAEAALVGDIFCTLTGDIDVIRPEHFVKMKTGAIVCNSGHFNVELDLKGLAKKAKKIKKNVRNFVDEYVLSSGKSVYVLAEGRLINLAAAEGHPASVMDMSFATQALATEFCIKNKGKLKPRVYDVPEEIENNVATLKLKAMGIKIDTLTPRQKKYLTSWTEGT, encoded by the coding sequence GCCGGAAAAAAGAGGATAGAGTGGGCCGACGGAGATATGCCGGTCCTGGCGCAGGTACGGGAGAAATTCAGGAAAAATAAAACCCTCAAAGGCGTTAAGATGTCGGCGTGCCTGCATGTGACCGCGGAAACGGCGAATCTTGCCAGGACCCTGAAAGAAGGCGGAGCGGATATTGTTATGTGCGCTTCAAATCCTCTTTCAACCCAGGATGATGTGGCGGCCTCTCTCGTCGCGGATTACGGGATACCGGTTTTTGCCGTGAAGGGAGAAGATAACAAGCGTTATTATTCTCATCTGCGTTCGGCCATAGCGCATAAACCCAATGTGACGATGGATGACGGCGCCGACCTTGTGTCGCTCATAATTTCCAAGCATCCCGAACTGCACAACAGGATCTTCGGTTCAATGGAAGAGACGACAACCGGTGTTATACGCCTCAGGGCGATGGAAAAAGACAATGTCCTGAAATTCCCTATCGTGGCCGTGAACGACGCCGCCACCAAGAATCTTTTTGATAACCGTTACGGCACGGGCCAGTCAACGATAGACGGTATAATACGCGCGACAGACACTCTCTTCGCCGGAAAAAATGTCGTTGTCGCCGGCTACGGCTGGTGCGGCAAAGGTTTCGCCATGCGCTCCAAAGGCATGGGAGCCAATGTGATAGTCACGGAAGTGGATCCCGTAAAATCCATTGAAGCCGCGATGGACGGGATGAGGGTTATGACAATGGCCGAGGCCGCGCTCGTTGGCGATATTTTCTGCACCCTCACCGGAGACATAGACGTCATACGCCCGGAACATTTCGTTAAAATGAAAACCGGCGCCATCGTGTGCAATTCGGGCCATTTTAATGTTGAGCTGGACCTGAAGGGCCTCGCTAAAAAAGCGAAGAAAATAAAAAAGAATGTCAGGAACTTTGTTGACGAGTATGTTCTTTCTTCCGGCAAATCGGTTTATGTCCTCGCCGAGGGCAGGTTGATCAATCTTGCCGCTGCCGAAGGGCATCCCGCCAGCGTGATGGATATGAGTTTCGCCACACAGGCCCTTGCGACGGAATTCTGCATAAAAAACAAAGGTAAGCTCAAGCCCCGCGTTTATGATGTCCCGGAAGAGATAGAGAACAATGTGGCGACACTCAAGCTCAAGGCCATGGGCATAAAGATAGACACGCTCACGCCCCGGCAGAAGAAATATCTTACTTCCTGGACAGAGGGCACCTGA